The Acropora muricata isolate sample 2 chromosome 5, ASM3666990v1, whole genome shotgun sequence genome includes a window with the following:
- the LOC136916701 gene encoding uncharacterized protein isoform X1 → MLPKLPFIFFVTALIFEWATCDPVNLVFLNNGRLMNQASHQNVKVQETSAKCNPGNKGLLRMSNLHLEFCNGRSWVRVSEKAAPELLGKSCLDIKNQGLSRGDGVYRLDPDGGSSSDAFLAYCDMTSYNGGWTMCYTTDEYAKPRAEVTYSSKTPYGNDGYRTNCNNIPFTEIMFVDHQTGKKVYFKRKLKHSVTAAANYGKSASALGLWDAVGASRSYSYQLLICDNWFYTGFFVSGFTGNCYKQCNHWCSDTKSPYFRTASTSKFHKGVAFNVNDYKRVLSNRLMSVGLR, encoded by the exons ATGCTTCCCAAAttacctttcatttttttcgtCACAGCTTTGATTTTTGA ATGGGCCACTTGTGATCCTGTAAACCTCGTTTTTCTAAACAACGGACGCTTGATGAATCAAGCTTCACATCAG AATGTTAAGGTTCAAGAAACGTCAGCTAAATGCAACCCTGGGAACAAAGGCCTACTGCGCATGTCAAATTTGCATTTGGAGTTCTGTAATGGGAGGTCCTGGGTACGTGTGTCCGAAAAAGCTGCACCAG AACTTCTAGGAAAGAGCTGCCTTGACATCAAGAACCAAGGCCTTTCGCGTGGAGATGGAGTTTACAGACTGGACCCTGATGGTGGAAGCTCCTCCGATGCCTTCCTTGCTTACTGTGACATGACGTCGTACAATGGAGGATGGACCATGTGTTACACCACTGATGAATACGCGAAGCCGCGTGCAGAAGTTACATACAGTTCGAAGACTCCTTACGGAAACGATGGCTACAGGACTAACTGCAACAACATTCCA TTTACAGAAATCATGTTCGTTGACCATCAGACTGGGAAAAAAGTTTATTTCAAACGAAAGTTAAAGCATTCAGTAACAGCAGCAGCCAATTATGGAAAAAGTGCAAGCGCTTTGGGATTGTGGGATGCCGTGGGAGCCTCCCGTTCATACTCCTACCAACTGTTGATTTGTGATAATTGGTTCTACACTGGCTTCTTCGTGTCTGGTTTCACTGGCAATTGTTACAAGCAGTGCAACCACTGGTGTAGTGATACAAAGTCTCCCTATTTCCGCACCGCGTCAACCAGTAAATTTCACAAAGGCGTGGCCTTCAACGTCAACGATTACAAACGAGTCCTCAGCAACAGGCTGATGAGCGTTGGACTTCGCTAA
- the LOC136916701 gene encoding uncharacterized protein isoform X2, with translation MLPKLPFIFFVTALIFEWATCDPVNLVFLNNGRLMNQASHQNVKVQETSAKCNPGNKGLLRMSNLHLEFCNGRSWVRVSEKAAPGKSCLDIKNQGLSRGDGVYRLDPDGGSSSDAFLAYCDMTSYNGGWTMCYTTDEYAKPRAEVTYSSKTPYGNDGYRTNCNNIPFTEIMFVDHQTGKKVYFKRKLKHSVTAAANYGKSASALGLWDAVGASRSYSYQLLICDNWFYTGFFVSGFTGNCYKQCNHWCSDTKSPYFRTASTSKFHKGVAFNVNDYKRVLSNRLMSVGLR, from the exons ATGCTTCCCAAAttacctttcatttttttcgtCACAGCTTTGATTTTTGA ATGGGCCACTTGTGATCCTGTAAACCTCGTTTTTCTAAACAACGGACGCTTGATGAATCAAGCTTCACATCAG AATGTTAAGGTTCAAGAAACGTCAGCTAAATGCAACCCTGGGAACAAAGGCCTACTGCGCATGTCAAATTTGCATTTGGAGTTCTGTAATGGGAGGTCCTGGGTACGTGTGTCCGAAAAAGCTGCACCAG GAAAGAGCTGCCTTGACATCAAGAACCAAGGCCTTTCGCGTGGAGATGGAGTTTACAGACTGGACCCTGATGGTGGAAGCTCCTCCGATGCCTTCCTTGCTTACTGTGACATGACGTCGTACAATGGAGGATGGACCATGTGTTACACCACTGATGAATACGCGAAGCCGCGTGCAGAAGTTACATACAGTTCGAAGACTCCTTACGGAAACGATGGCTACAGGACTAACTGCAACAACATTCCA TTTACAGAAATCATGTTCGTTGACCATCAGACTGGGAAAAAAGTTTATTTCAAACGAAAGTTAAAGCATTCAGTAACAGCAGCAGCCAATTATGGAAAAAGTGCAAGCGCTTTGGGATTGTGGGATGCCGTGGGAGCCTCCCGTTCATACTCCTACCAACTGTTGATTTGTGATAATTGGTTCTACACTGGCTTCTTCGTGTCTGGTTTCACTGGCAATTGTTACAAGCAGTGCAACCACTGGTGTAGTGATACAAAGTCTCCCTATTTCCGCACCGCGTCAACCAGTAAATTTCACAAAGGCGTGGCCTTCAACGTCAACGATTACAAACGAGTCCTCAGCAACAGGCTGATGAGCGTTGGACTTCGCTAA